The DNA region TCATGAAATACAATACTTTTACACCAGAAAACAACAGAGAAACCATTTTCGCCATTAAACGTGTTGCGTCTGAGTTTTCTGGCGACGACCACTACTATGGCATTGGCGGCATGTACTCGAACATTGGGGGCATGGGCTGGGGCGAAATGTATGCCAGCGCCAAGTATATCAGCTTATTGAACGAAACAGGCAGAAATGACTGGAGACCGGATAATTACAAGATAGTGGATGCCCGGGCCGCTTTTATTGAGCCGACCTATTCTAAAACCACGGCAGGCGGTTACACAGAAGTGTTCAGGTTTATTAAAGAAGAAGCCAATAATGCTTTAAATTATGCTCAGGATACCATTACACGTGCCGGCGCCACAATTACCTGTAAAGAGCGTGGCGATGTATATACCCTTACACCAGTTGACGCCGCACAAGGGATTTACAACATCAATTATAAAGATGGAAAAACCTACACGGGTTTCATCGATTATTTTATTACGTTAAACCGTGCTTATCCTCAGTTTTATATTGTTAAGGCATCAAGAGAAGGGGAAGATTCGCAGTTACACTCGCCGGTAATAAGCAGGCTGGGCGAAGTATACCTAAACCGGGCAGAAGCGTACGCAAAACTTGGAAATTATGGTATGGCACTCATCGATTTAAATAAAATCAGAACACGTTCTATTGTAAACGGGGCCTATACTTCGTTAAACGCATCGAATGCCGGCGACCTGATTGATAAAGAAAGACAGCTGGAACTGGCCTATCAGGCAGAAAGAAGTTTTGATGTCTTCCGTAATGGGAAACCGCTTGTTCGTCAATATCCGGGGCCACAAAGTAAAACAAGTATACCAGCTACCGATTTTAGGGTTGTTTATTATATTCCGCAAAGTGCAATAAATTCATATCCGGGTAAGCTGACCCAAAATCCTACTAATTAGTAGTCCAAATTACGAACAGTTTTAGGGCTGTTCGTAGTTCGGTTCTAGTTAAAAGGCTAGTATAAGCGGTGTCTAATCGGATAACCGCTATTAAAATTCTAAAAAACGACTAATGTTCAATTGAACATGGTCGTTTTTTTTATGCTCTCCCCTGTTCAGCTGTAACGCCCGAACGATTACGCCGTTTCGCTCCAATAGCAATTCGTCATAAAAACCTTTGTAAAAAACATCTTTTACCTCAAACCTTCTGCTGTTCCAGCTATTGGATAATTCTGCCCACTCGGGATAAAAAGCAACAAATTCCTTTTCGGTTTTTAAGCCCAGCTTTTCGGCTTCTACACGAGACAGAACCACCGCATTACCTAATATCTGTGCGGTGTACATGTGCTTCGGGCGTTGGTAAATCTCCGACGGTTTCCCGGTCTGTAAAAGTTCGCCGTTGCGGATAATCAATAATTGATCGGCAAGAAACAAACCATCCGCAGGATCATGCGACACCAAGATCACTGTAACTCCAGTTTCGGCAGCTACCCGCTTAATATCGGCCCGCAATTGATTTTTAAGCAAAGCATCTACCTGACTAAAGGGCTCATCGAGCAAAAGGACTTTGGTATCGGCAACCATCGCCTTGGCAATGGCCACACGCTGTTGCTCTCCCCCACTTAACTCAATAATCTTTTTATTTTGCAGCGGAAGAATGC from Pedobacter endophyticus includes:
- a CDS encoding RagB/SusD family nutrient uptake outer membrane protein; translation: MKKIIAIVFIALAFSSCKIDKEPFGSLQSEKINEDPEASMDGLLNGVYAQLKAWSDPMHRLGEYAGDNIMIRGSSTDAFYEFISFARTPNNGRLGTFWDSGYKAIAQASNIINLVPEGKNEELDSKLGECYYVRGMMYFYLVRAFGRPYYQSPETNLGVPIVNGTPTDVINASFPDRATVKATYEQAIADLKKAEEMISVNKGPIFASKEAAQAMLSRVYLYMSGTYENPNREFAQLSVDYANKVIDMSTKYSLLPRDQFMKYNTFTPENNRETIFAIKRVASEFSGDDHYYGIGGMYSNIGGMGWGEMYASAKYISLLNETGRNDWRPDNYKIVDARAAFIEPTYSKTTAGGYTEVFRFIKEEANNALNYAQDTITRAGATITCKERGDVYTLTPVDAAQGIYNINYKDGKTYTGFIDYFITLNRAYPQFYIVKASREGEDSQLHSPVISRLGEVYLNRAEAYAKLGNYGMALIDLNKIRTRSIVNGAYTSLNASNAGDLIDKERQLELAYQAERSFDVFRNGKPLVRQYPGPQSKTSIPATDFRVVYYIPQSAINSYPGKLTQNPTN
- a CDS encoding ABC transporter ATP-binding protein; amino-acid sequence: MRNPIISVKNLTKQYQAEQAGGIKNISFDINRGDVVAIIGESGSGKSTLLKSIYGLLKIDEGEIQFEQARVKGPDEQLIPGHKQMKMVTQDFSLNIYAKVYDNIASQLSNTDLKSKAEKTLAIMEHLRILPLQNKKIIELSGGEQQRVAIAKAMVADTKVLLLDEPFSQVDALLKNQLRADIKRVAAETGVTVILVSHDPADGLFLADQLLIIRNGELLQTGKPSEIYQRPKHMYTAQILGNAVVLSRVEAEKLGLKTEKEFVAFYPEWAELSNSWNSRRFEVKDVFYKGFYDELLLERNGVIVRALQLNRGEHKKNDHVQLNISRFLEF